The genome window gatgtacaatatacccagagcagttggggttaggtaccatttaggctatggcttccccatttTTTAGCTATAGAGCACCTGCTAATTCCAGTTGTCCTAAGGAATGGCTCTGGTTGTTGGGTGGAAGTGTGTCTCTACATTTCTCAGTCTCAGAGACCAGCATAGGGCAACACTGCCTCTTATTGCACTTCAGTACATGACTTTTCTCCTTCATCCTTTTCACAAAGCCACGGATTGCACTTCGTACTGCTGCAGATGAGAAGTAGAAGATAATGGGGTCTAGGCAGGCATTTAAAGTACTGAAGATCAAAGCCAGTTCTCGCCAATTCTCACTCTCTTCTCGGACAAACCCAACCACATGTGAGGCATTATAGGGTCCGAAACACACAGCAAACACCAACAGAGTTCCCAGGGCCAGTCCGATAGCCCTTAGCCTGCGGCGCCGACTGATGTGAGGCAAATGGGAgagaatttgaataaaattgatgtAGCAGAAGCCACAGGTAAGGAAGGGAATGCAGAAGAGCACCACAAATATCTCCAGACGCACTGGTAGCAGAATACTGAGTTGCTCTTGGCTAAAGTTATTGTAGCATTTCATTTCTGAGGGTGGCCTCATACTCCAGTTTGGACTGTGACCATCGCTGCTGTTCATTGAAGGCAAAAACGGCACAATGTAAACAATGCTGAGGTTCAGGGTGCCAACAAGCCAGAAGAATAGGCTGGCAATCACAGCGTAGCATGGCCGACGGTAAACAGAGTATTGAATTGGAAAAGCAACACCCAGGAATCGTTCAATGCTAACTCCTGTCAGGAATAATGTACTGGTGTAAATAGTAGAGAAGAACATAAAGCTGCTGAGGGGGCACAGGTAGTCTGGCATCTTCCAAATCATGTCATCATTAGCTTCTTTCATTTTGAAGGGCAGGAAGGTGAGGAAGATGAGGTCAGAGATTGTGAGGTTCAGTAGGAGGATGTCAATGGGGGCAGGTTTGCGGTGGACTTTGCGGCAGAAGGTACAGAATGCGAGGATGTTGGCAGGAAGCCCAATCAGGAAGGTAAGGATGTACACAGGCAAGAGCAGCTGGCTAACCAACATGGTGCTGAGTATAGTTTTCACAAAGCATCTGTCAACAGCTGCAAAACTATTAAGAAAGCAGAATTAGCTTGAACACAGAAGAATACAGTATTGCAGGTATTGGatgtacagttctgtgcaaaagtcttaggcatgctATTTTTagtataaactttgttatagatttttattttctaCACGTCTACATTAATGAGTTTGTATAAAAACAATTTTGATTTTTCCAAATACTAGTTTTCCAGCCTAAAATATCAAATATTACAGAAAAATCTTTGTatctcagtaaagaaagcagcatgttATATAAGAGATTTTTCAGGCAAAAGACATAATGGagactgctgggttttgctgcaaaaataagaagcgggtgtgacagtcaaagtctccagaagaatcATGTCTGGTTTTGGAAGATGTACAACTAAaatctcatttccttataaaactgcacacattgtacctgaggctatttttttaagcaaagggtcatcacactcaatattgactttgtttcatttattactgtttactgctcttgataatatttttttaatgtagaaacatttaatttaattatttgtgAAGCCATCTTTGctgtacagcatttctttgcatgtggctaagatttttgcacagtactgtatatctgcATAAATAGCTTGATATAACAATATAAGTGTGGTTATGATAGATATTTTACATAGCAAAGAGTAATATATTTAAGTAGCCAGATGATGGTGTCCACGATATAAGTAAAAATCACCTAAAATCCTTCTTAAAGGCTTAAATCCTTCTGTAATCATTATCTGATGTAAATGcttggaaaaggaaaaaacagaGCAAATCGGTTATACGACTCACCATGGAAAATCAAGTTTATCGTTTTGCAGCTGTCCTCCTGGTGCTGAGTGTGCGAGCAAAGTGTGCTCTGCCTTGTCTCAGCTATTCCGATTACCTTATCAAATCATAGGGTGGATGTGGTGTCTCAACCCATGGAAATTTAATAAGCTACTGTTACAACCTTCATGCCTTAAGCTCACCAAACAATGTTGCTCAGCAACCCCTCAGCGAATGGTCAGAGTAAGGAACACAGGAAGATGTCATAACCACTGTTAGTGTAGTGTATTACACCTGTCATCGCACAAGAATAAAACTTACCACCAGTAGCAAAGAATCTGAGCCAGTGTAATGTGCATAAAATAAGGATGATATGGTGGGACTTTGGGGTTCTAGTAAGATCTCTGACTGCTGCATGTTTTGGACAAAGTGGACTAAGAGCCTGTTTATGCATCTACTGAAATATCCAGACAGCAAGACCAACCAAGAGGTAATAAAAGCTTGAACTCATTTCtgcatcatgtaatgacattatacAGTATTTCTTAGCTTAGCAATGGTTCTGAAATGAAAAAGGCTTTCCTAGTAATATGATCTACATGGGCTTTAAATGagagactggagtcaataatcacaccAAGGTCTTTCACCGTTATACACGATGCAAGTCAAGTCGAAGTTTTTATTGTCCTATGCACAGAAGAACAAGTGAAATTCTTTGCTTTACACTCCCTTTCTTGACTGCTTTCTTTAATTAAGAACGAGCAATTTATCAAATACGAACAAATAAGCATAATATATTCAAGTAGAAGGTTGAAAAAAGGATATCAAATATCAAGAATGTACAGTCTAGAGGGGGAAGTAGGTTTTAAAATATGTGTTCGTAtatatctacagtaccagtcaaaagtttgtacacccctactcggcTCATTCATACTGTatgtgtttctgtattttgactattttctacattgtagaacaatactgatgacatcaaaactatgaaataacataaggaacatatatggaattatgtggtaaacaaaaacaatctaaaatgtttcatattttagattcttcaaagtagccagcatttaccttggtgactctttgcacactactggcattaccttaaccagcttcatgaggtagtcacctggaatgctttacaATTAACATGtgtacctcgtcaaaagttaattagtagatGAGTTTCTTGTCTTTTTAATgtctttgagatcaaacagtaaatagtaaataataaaaatacagtaaaaagccctattcaacaactgtagtaatccatattatgtcaagaaccgctcaattaagtaaagagaaacaacatccatcattatttcaagacatgaagtgtcttttaattaataaaaataaaggaaaaccaTTTAATtagtaggtgtccaaactttgTAGTGTTCATAATCAGAAACTGGGAGGTCTGATTTCCGATTCTGACAGATTGTGGTCTGCAGGTAAGATAGTCCAGAATCCAGTCAGACAGTGTGGGGTTAAAGCCGAGTTGAGGTAGTTTCTGTATGAGGGTAGAAGGGATGactgtgttgaatgttgaactgTAATCAATGACAAGCATTCTTCTATTGGTGTCTGTGTTGCCTTGGTGGGAGAGGATTAGGTGACGAGAGGGACATGCAAAGACATCTGCTGCAGTGAACATCATCTTTGTAGTAAAGGAGCCAGAAAGATAACTCGTAGAAGTACCTAGTAGAAGTACCTGTATTAGAATTACATAAGTGGGGGAAAGTCACTCAGCAGCcactgtctaatgtcctttacatatTCCTCAACTTTTAATCTTTGTGTCTGTCATTTGGTTttgctgtgtgtcatcagcataacaaacgGAGGGGGAAAAAAGTTTCTGCTATTTTAGTATATGATAAGacctaaatcctgactgaaataCTTCTATAAGATTCCTTAGCTGCTGATATGCAACATTTTGTAGGATATTGGAAATAAAGAGGAGGTTTGAAACTGGTCCATGGGGGATGGGGGTCAAGGTCAGGTTTGGAATCAATAGTTTGGTAAATGGTTTGAGTTTGAAAGATTTAGGTAAATGCtagggaaggggtttattattttttaaagggaTTCAATTCCTGGTAGTATTTGTTTAAGTTAGGTGTATAGGTATCATGTCTAGTATACAAGTTGATGATTTTGAGGAGAAAATCACGTGACTGAAATTAATTCAGTCTGTTGGATTGGGGTATTGTAATCACTGTACTGATGTGATTATATTGGTCTCTACATAATTAGGTACAATGCTTTGCTCAAGCTCTGTCCGATTAGATGGAGACTGTTGGTCTTGCCATAAACTCTCAATcaaattgaggtctgggctttgactgggccCTTTATAGTCCAATCATGTTCTTGGAATTACTCCATTATAGCTTTGCcactgtgcttagggttgttgtccaaTAGGTGGGTTACATCCGATGTCATATCCGCTtcgttagatatgcaagacatgaagtggtggtcagttaagctcactgttcacaaagtgttactaCCACTGGGGTACCTGGTTAGTCctacacttgcattgttttgggCTGCTTGAATCGAACAAACCATGAAATTGATTaaagtttcttccaggttccttttggtgaagtaacttcatctcacattgaaaaaaggagaaaaatccaacctttaattgaaataaatgtattcaaagaaaaacaaatccctcatcaagaaataattattttcagcaaaaaaaaacttcaacaaaaggtggatttttttcgaagcctgaaccttcttgctgtgaggcgacagtgctaaccactgtgccaccaataCTTAAATCAcagcatttaattttgttcttTATGAATAATTTTGTGAAATTGTTTTCCTCTCCACTTTATTATTATGGGTAATTTTGTGTAAATTCATGATACAGTATCCCAGTTTCTTCCAGATCAATTCCAGGTTATAACAACAAAATTTGGAAAAGTAAAGGGGGTAAATACTCTGTTCTGGTATGGCACTCTGTCTATGGATTCAGTTCCATGCCAGAATGAAATGCAGTCACAAATACAACACAAAACTCAAACTGTATCACTTTTCATCACTGACATGCAAAAAACCTCCTATGCTAAAAAATAAAACCTTTATTGTTTTTTCCTTTATTGCTTGAAATGTTTCATAAAATACTGGAGAACTAACTGTAACTTCACATCAGAAGTAAATGTAACTCCCCTTGCATCTGtgcattgtacaaccccaattccaaaaaaaatgggacactgtgtaaactgtaaataaaaacagaatgcaataattcacaaatcatggaaaccctatatttcattgaaaatagtacaaagacatttcaaatgttgaaatggagaaattttattgctttttgaaaaatatatgctcattttgaaattggtgtcagcaacacgtttcaaaaacacgggtatgtttaccactgtgttccaTCACCTCTACCTttaccaacactctgtaaatgtttggggaaCTGAGGaggccaattgctgtagttttttgaaagagaaatgttgtcccattcttgcctgatatacactttcagttgctcaacagttcggggtctcctttgttgtattttgcgcttcgtaATGCACCAAATGCTTTAAattggagacaggtctggactgcagacaggccagtttagcacccagactcttttactacagacgcATGCAGTTTtagtatgtgcagaaagcagtttggcattgtcttactgaaagaaggaaggccttccctgaaatagattttttttttctggatggcagcatattgctctgaaacgtgtatatatcattcagcattaatgatgccttcccagatgtacaagctacccatgtcatgcacactaatgccccctcataccatcacagatactgacttttgaactgtgcaatgataacaagctggatggtcccactcctctttagcctagaggacgtggtgtccatgatttccaaaaagaatttctacttttgattcgtcagacctcaggacagttttccacttcacctcagtccatcgtaaaagagctcgggcccagagaagggggtggtgtttctggatattgtttatatgtttttaatttgcatttgtggatgcagtaatgaactgttttcacagacgatggttttctgaagtgttcctgagcccatacagtgatttccactacggacacgtgtctgcttttaatgcagtgtctcctgagggcctgaagatcccaggcatccagtgtcagttttcagccttgtctcttgcatacagagattcctccagattctctgaatatttgaatgatcttatgtaccatagatgatgtgattcccaaattctttgcagttttacattgaggaaaattattcttaaattgttgcgctgtttgcccaagcaatctttcacagagcagtgaacccctccctgtctttacttctgagagactccgcctctctgggatgctcttttttatacctaatcatgttactgacctgttgccagttaaccaaattagttttctttttttaGAATTAcaaaactttttcagtcttttgttgccccgtcccaacttttgggggcagccatggcctgaaggttagagaaacagccttgggccaaaagggtcaccagtttgattcccgggaccagcaggaaaaatgtgtggggagttgagtgaatgaacagcactttcccctccctctgtatcatggctgaaacaaggcatctaaccctcAGCTGCTCCcagggtgctgtagtatagctgcccactgctgtgtgtgcgcgcgcacacgtgtgtactcattgctcacttgtgtgtgcatgcgtgtgttcactgcttcagatgggttaaatgcagaggaggtattttactgtgcttgagtgtacatgtgacaaagaaaggcttcttcttttCTGAAAcacgttgctgacatcaaattcaaaaggagCGTATATTTTTGACCAAAAAacattctcagtttcagcatttgatatgttgtct of Neoarius graeffei isolate fNeoGra1 chromosome 22, fNeoGra1.pri, whole genome shotgun sequence contains these proteins:
- the LOC132870442 gene encoding free fatty acid receptor 2-like; translation: MLVSQLLLPVYILTFLIGLPANILAFCTFCRKVHRKPAPIDILLLNLTISDLIFLTFLPFKMKEANDDMIWKMPDYLCPLSSFMFFSTIYTSTLFLTGVSIERFLGVAFPIQYSVYRRPCYAVIASLFFWLVGTLNLSIVYIVPFLPSMNSSDGHSPNWSMRPPSEMKCYNNFSQEQLSILLPVRLEIFVVLFCIPFLTCGFCYINFIQILSHLPHISRRRRLRAIGLALGTLLVFAVCFGPYNASHVVGFVREESENWRELALIFSTLNACLDPIIFYFSSAAVRSAIRGFVKRMKEKSHVLKCNKRQCCPMLVSETEKCRDTLPPNNQSHSLGQLELAGAL